In the genome of Nicoliella spurrieriana, the window GCGCTTTCGACAATGGAAACCGAGTAATTAAAATGGCTAAAACCATGGGGATTCTTTTGTATGGATGTGTAGACCACATTCATACGGGAGAATCCCTTTTTGTATTCTTGCCAGGGCGCCCTTTTCTAAACTTATGGAGGTATTTTTTATGAACGAGCAGATTAGTCAATCAGACATTAACAGTGAGGGCCACCTGACGATCGGTGGTTGCGATGCTGTTTCACTAGCCCATCAATTTGGGACCCCATTGGTGGTTTACGATGTTAATCAGATCAAAAGCCAAATTGAACACTTCCAAGAGGTGTTCAAGAATAACGACGTTGAATACGCGGTGTGCTACGCTAGCAAGGCGTTTGCTAACACTGCAATGTATCAACTAGTTGATTCAATGGATTGCCACGTGGATGTGGTCTCAGCTGGTGAAATGAGTATGGCATTGCACGCTGGCTTCCCAGCCGAACACATGACGTTCCACGGGAATAATAAGTCACGGGCCGAACTACAAATGGCAATTGACAATCATGTCGGGGTAATTGCATTGGATAACTTCCATGAAATTGACCTATTAAATGAAGTTTTGGAATCATCAGATGCTAAAACAAAGGTCATGATGCGAATCACCCCTGGGATTTCAGCTCACACCCACGAATTTATTCAGACCGGTCAAGTGGATAGTAAGTTCGGGTTCGATTTAGAATCTGGTGAGGCGGAACAGGCACTCCAAGCAGTGTTGAAGCACCCCCGGATGGACTTGATCGGAATTCACTCCCACATTGGTTCACAGATCTTTGAATTGAACGGGTTCGAATTAGCGGCCGAAAAGTTGGTTCAACTAGCTGCTGATTGGAAACAACGCTTCGAGTATGAAGCACGGGTGATCGACGTTGGTGGTGGGTTTGGAATCCGCTACACCGAAGATGACCGGCCATTACAACCCGAACAGTTCGTAGATGCAATCATCAAGACCATCAAACAGGCTAGCCAAGCCCACGGGTTAACCACTCCTGCGGTTTGGATCGAACCCGGCCGTTCAATCGTGGGGCCTGCCGGTTATAACCTCTATACGATTGGCTCCCGCAAGGATGTGAAGGGGATTCGCTCCTACGTTGCCGTTGACGGTGGGATGGGTGATAACATTCGCCCAGCCCTCTATGAAGCTAAGTACGAGGCCGTGGTTGCCAACCGTCCGGAAGCTGAAATCGTGGAACACGTTCACTTGGCTGGTAAGTATTGTGAATCAGGAGATATCTTGATCGACGACTTACCACTTCCTGAAACGCACCCTGGGGATGTGGTGGTAATGTTTGATACCGGGGCCTATGGGTACTCGATGGCATCCAATTACAACCTAAATCCAAAGCCCGCCATCGTCTTTGTTGAAGATGGCAAAGCGACATTAGTGACTAGGCGTGAGACCCCAGCTGATTTAGAACGGTTGGACTTTGGCTTAGATGGAAAATAAATCATCGCTATATAATAGTAGAAAAATTTAAAGGAGTAATTTAAAACATGGCACAATTAGACGCACGCGAAATTATTAACTACATTGGAACTGCAGAAAAGAAGACCCCGGTAAAGGTTTACTTGAACGGTAACATCGATCAAATGACCTTCCCAGATACCGTAAAGGTCTTTAAGGGGGTTGATTCAGCCACCGTCTTTGGTGATTGGAAGGTCGTTGCCCCATTGGTCAAGGACCCAGCAGTGAGTGATTACGAAGTTGAAAACTGGACTAGAAACTCAGCCGTTCCATTGCTTGACTTGAAGAGCATTAACGCGCGGATCGAACCCGGAGCCATCATTCGTGACCAAGTCCTAATCGGTGATAACGCCGTGGTAATGATGGGTGCCATCATTAATATTGGTTGTGAAATCGGTGCGAACTCCATGATCGATATGGGAGTGGTCATGGGTGGCCGGGCCATCGTTGGAAAGCATTCTCACATTGGGGCCGGCGCTGTGTTAGCCGGGGTAATTGAACCCGCTTCCGCAGAACCAGTTCGGATTGATGATAACGTCTTGATCGGTGCCAATGCCGTGGTAATTGAAGGGGTTCACGTTGGAAAGGGCGCCGTCGTGGCTGCCGGAGCAATCGTGACTCACGATGTGGAACCATACACGATGGTTGCTGGGACCCCTGCTAGAAAGATCAAGGATGTTGATGCAAAGACTCAATCAAAGACGAGTTTAGAAGACGATTTAAGAAAGTTGTGATTAAATGCCAGCATTGAAGGAAGCAGATTTAATTCAGATTCGACGCCACTTACACCAAATTCCAGAATTGGCGTTGCAAGAAACGCAGACCCACGCCTATTTGAAGGCGGTGATTGCTCAATTCGATCAAACGAACCTGACGGTCCGGGGAATTGATTCACTCCCGACGGCATTGTTAGTCCGGGTCGCTGGCAGTGATCCCAAGCGAACGATTGGGTACCGTGCTGATATCGACGCATTACCGGTGACGGAAGCGACCGGATTAGCATTTGCTTCTAAGCATGAAAATGTAATGCACGCTTGCGGGCATGATATTCACATGACGGTGGCCCTCGGGGTCTTGAGCTACTTTGCAAGTCATCAACCTAAGGATAACTTAATTTTCTTCTTCCAACCAGCTGAAGAAAGCGAGAACGGTGGGAAGTTAGCCTATGAAGCGGGGGCGTTTGAAGGCCAATGGCGGCCGGATGAATTTTACGGGCTCCATGATACGCCCGACCTTCCTGCCGGGGCCATTGGGTGTCGCATGGGGACCCTGTTTGCTGGAACGACCGAGGTCAACGTTGATTTGATTGGAAAGAGCGGTCACGCTGCATATCCGCAAAATGCGAATGATATGGTGGTGGTCGCAGCCCAATTCATTAATCAAATTCAAACGATCATTTCACGAAGCATTGACCCGATTCAAAGCGGCGTCATTACCTTTGGAAAACTAGATGCGGGGACGATTAGAAATGTCATTGCTGGAAAGGCCCGCATTGAAGGGACGGTTCGGGGGTTGACCCAGACGATGATCGAAACGATCGATGAGCGCATTAAGGACGTTGCCGCTGGGATTGCCCGCAGTTACAACTGTAAGGTCGATGTCGAATTAAACCAGGGGGGGTACCTGCCGGTGGAAAACGATCCTAAATTGACCGCAAACTTGATTCAATTCATGCAACACGCTGACAAAGTAAACTTCATTGAAACCGAACCAGCCATGACCGGAGAGGACTTCGGTTACTTATTATCTAAGATTCACGGCACAATGTTTTGGCTAGGGGTGCAAGATGATTCCCAGCTCCATGCTGCGACTTTCACACCACGTGAAGAAGCAATCGAGCCCGGAATCGATGCCATCACCAGTTTCTTGAATTACCGAATGCAACAAGCCTAAGGGGGACTTAATATGTTTGAAAACGCAGATTTAATGACCGCAATTATTACACCATTTGATGCAGATGGGAAGCTTGATTTTGATACGTTGACCGAACTGACAAACCGCTACATTGATGAGGGCAACCGGGGATTCGTAATTGGTGGGACGACCGGTGAAACACCAACCCTCACCCACGATGAAAAAATTGAACTCTACACTAAGTTCGGTCAGATCGTTAACGGTCGGGTCCCGGTCATTGCTGGGGTGGGAAGTAATAACACCGCCGAAACGGTTGCCTTTACCAAGGAAGTTAGCCACATCGATGGAATTGACGCTGCATTAGTAGTGGTTCCATACTACAACAAACCTGATCAACGGCGGATGAAGGCGCACTTCACGACCGTTGCCAACGAAGGTGGCATGCCCGTGGTAATGTATAACATTCCAGGCCGGACCGGCGTAACCATGGCAAACGAAACGGTATTAGAATTAGCACAGAACCCAAACATTGTGGGGGTTAAGCAGTGTACTTCCATGGAAGATTTAGAAATGCTGGTTCAAAATGCGCCCGCAGACTTTGCCGTCTTTAGTGGTGAAGATGCGCAGGCACTATTTGCCAAGGTCATCGGAGCCCGGGGCGTGATTTCCGTTGCTTCGCACATCTATGGAGCTCAAATGCGGGAAATGTATGATGCGTTGGAAGACGGTGATTACCGCAAGGCGGGGGCCATGCAACGGCACTTGACCCCATTGATGGGGGCATTATTCATGTACCCATCACCAGCGCCAGTGAAGGCGGTCCTTAGTGCGCAGGGCTATCAAGTCGGCGCCTCCAGATTACCGATCTTGCCGCTTGATAACGAAGAAAAGCAAGCATTAGCATTACGGTTAGGACTAAGCAAGGACGCATTAAATCATAAGTTGGAGGAATTAGTTTAAAATGGTAAAGATTTTGTTAGCCGGATTTACCGGTTCAATGGGCCAAAAGGCAATCAAGATGATCGAAGATACCCCGGAATTTGACCTCGTGGCGGTGTATGCACCCACTGCTGACCAATCAGCTGCTGAATACGGGTTAGCTGATTCAGTTGCGGTGTTCAACGATTTGAACCAAATTGATGCAGATGCGGATGTGTGGATCGACTTTACGATTCCAGATTCCGTGTATAAGGATACTAAATTTGCGATTGAGCATGGCTACCACCCCGTGATTGGGACGACCGGGTTGACCGACGACCAGGAAGCGGAATTGATCGCCCTTTCAAAGCAAAAGCAACTAGGGGGATTGATTGCCCCAAACTTTGGGTTATCAGCAGTCCTATTAATGAAGTTTGCAAAGGAAGCCGCTCAATACTTCCCAGACGTTGAAGTAATTGAAATGCACCATGAAGACAAAAAAGACGCGCCTTCTGGAACGGCCCTTAGTACTGCTAAGATGATCGACGAAGTTAGACCTAACCACGAACAGGGTGATTCTAAGGAATCCATGCCAGGGGTTCGTGGTGGTGACTACCACGGAATTCGGATCCATGCGGTCCGCTTGCCGGGCTATATCGCCCATGAACAGGTCCTATTCGGGGGGGCTGGTGAGGCATTAACGATTCGCCAAGACTCATTTGACCGGGCTTCCTTCATGCAGGGAGTTAAAGTTGCGGTTAAAAATGTTAAAAAATTGTCCGAATTAGTTGTCGGATTAGAAAATCTTTTGTAAAATTAAGATAATTCTAATGTTGAATTAAAAACTTTTATCAGTGAATAAACAATTCAGGAGGAATCAGCGATTATGCCTAATTTATCACCAAAGCTTAGCCGGGTTTATAACCACAGACTAGACTTAGTAAAACCATCAGGAATTAGAAGCTTCGATAAGCAAATTTCCGATGTTGATGGAATTATCAAGCTTACGATTGGGGAACCAGATTTAAACACCCCTGATCACATTAAGGAAGCTGCGATTAAGGCAATTCAGGATAATGATACCCATTATTCTGCACAACCAGGGACGATCGAATTACGAAATGCGATTCACCACTACCTTTCGGTTGCGCGCGGATTAGAATATGATCCACAGTCTGAAATCATTGCGACCATTGGTGCGACGGAAGCACTTTATGCGACCTTCGAAACCATTTTAAACCCTGGCGACAAGGTGATTTTACCAACCCCTACGTTTGCACTCTACGAACCAATCGTGACCCTATTGGGGGGCGAAGTCATCAATGTTGATACTTCCAAGGATAATTTTGTACTCACTCCGGAACGTCTTAAAGAAGTTCTTGCTAAGGAGGGCGATTCTGTTAAGGCCATCCTATTGAACTACCCAGGGAATCCGACCGGAGTTGAATTCTCAGAATCATTGATTAAAAGTTTGGCTGATATCATCAAGGAACACGACATGTTCGTGCTTTCTGATGAAATTTACTGTGAATTAACTTACGGCGTGGAACACCATTCCATTGCTGAATTTATTCCAGAACAAACCATCTACATTAATGGGGTTTCTAAGTCCCACGCAATGACCGGATGGCGGATTGGATACATTGCAGGGCCTGCAGACATCGTTAAAAAAATTACTAAGACCCATGCGTTCATGGTTACCTGTCCTCCTGACGTGGACCAAGCAGCTGCCGCTGAAGCGCTCCAAAATGGATTAGACGATCCAATTTCAATGCGCGAAATTTACAAGCATCGGCGTGATTACATTAGTGACCGCCTTGCTAAAATGAACTTTAAGACCGCCTTACCAGAAGGGGCATTTTACATCTTTGCTAAGATTCCAGCTAATTTGGAACAAGATGACGTTAAGTTTGGCCTTACGCTTGCTAACGAAGCTCGCGTGGGGGTAATCCCAGGGAGTGCATTTGGCCCTGGTGGTGAAGGTTACATTCGGATGTCATACGCTGCTTCCGATGAAGATATTAAGACGGCAATGGATCGAATTGAAGAATTCCTTGCCAACCAACTCTAAAACAAAGGATGATTTGAATATGAAAGAATACAATGTCGCCATCCTCGGTGCTACCGGTGCCGTTGGAATGCGCATGATCGATCAATTAGCTAACTCTACGGTGCCAGTTAAAAACATTAAACTACTTGCTTCCAAGCGTTCTGCTGGTAAGAAGATGAAGTTTAAAGGCCAAGAAGTGACCGTTGAAGAAGCCACTCCTGAATCCTTTGACGGGGTTGATTTGGTACTTGCATCTGCTGGTGGGGCAGCTTCTAAGAAGTTCCTACCAGAAGCCGTAAAACGCGGGGCAGTGTGTGTTGATAACACGAGTGCCTTTCGGATGGACCCAGAAGTGCCATTGGTCGTTCCAGAAGTGAACGTGGACCAATTAAAGAACCACAAGGGAATCATTGCGAACCCTAACTGTTCCACAATCCAAATGGTAGTGGCCCTAGAACCAGTCTTTAAGAAATACGGGCTCAAGCAAATCGTGGTTTCAACTTACCAAGCCGCATCTGGGGCTGGTCAATCCGCATTGAACGAATTTTACCAACAAGCCCAAGATTACTTGGACGGGAAGGAAATGAAGTCTACGATCCTTCCTACTGGTAGTGATAAGAAGCACTATCCATTGGCATTTAACCTCTTACCACAAATCGATGTCTTTGAAGATTATGGATACACCCATGAAGAATGGAAGATGATCCATGAAACCAAGAAGATTATGTTAAACGATATGGATGCTAAGGACATTAAGGTCACTGCTACCTGTGTCCGGGTGCCGGTACCAATTTCACACGGAGAATCCGTTTACTTTGAAGTGGCTGATAAGAGTGCCACGGCCGAAGATATTAAGGCGGCCATTCGTGATGCTGATGGGGTCACTTTACAGGATGACCCTGATCACCAAGTTTATCCACAACCACTAACTGCTGAAGGCCACCGCGAAACATTCGTTGGTCGGATTCGCCCAGATCTTGAAAACGAAGGGGCATTTCATCTATGGGTCGTTGCTGATAACCTCTTGAAGGGTGCAGCATGGAACACAGTTGAAAATGCAGAACGACTAGTTGAACAAGATCTAGTGCACGTACCAGAAGACCATTACGAAGCTAAATAATTACGCAGGAGCTAACAGGAGGTTTTTATTTTGAGTCGAAAGATTCCAAACATCATGGGTACTCAACACCCAGATAACGCAAACATTCCATTTTTTAAGCATACTAGTCCATTCGTTTCAGCATCGCGTGAAATCGATGAAGCCTACGAAAACTTTTCAAAATTGAATGCAGATGAATACATGTGGGATTGGGAAGGAAAGCATGCCGATGCATCAGTAATCGACCGCCTTTACACTGAACACTATGAATACTTTAAGAACCACCCACTTGGCAAGGATAAGTTTTTAACGTTCCGGTTGCCTAACATCTGGGAAGAAAAGGGTTATAGCTTAATGCAAGCCATGACCACAATGTTACTAGCTGAAGATTTTGCACGGGATTTACAATTTGAAAACCGGCCATTATTCGAAGCAATTTTACCAATGACCCAATCAGCTGATCAACTTTTTGAAATGGAAGAAAAATTCTCCCGGTTAGCTCACTTTAAGGATCAAGAATTTAGTCAAGGATTCAAGAATGCAGATACATTGCAAATGATTCCACTATTTGAAAGTTTTGAAGCCCAATTAAGTGCTCCAAAGGTGCTAAAGAAGTTTACCGAACTCTATAAGGAACACTTTAACCGTGAAGTCCCATACTTACGGGTCTTTCTTGCGGGATCTGATTCAGCGCTTTCAAACGGATTCATTAATAGTATCATTGGAAACAAATTAGCATTGACTAAGTTAGCTGAATTTTCGGATGAAGCCAACCTCCCAGTGTATCCAATTGCCGGAACTGGTAGTACCATCTTTAGAGGGGGACTATCACCATTAATGATCGATCGGTACTTACAAGAATTCCCTGGTCTAAAGACTGCTACCATTCAATCTGCATTTAGATATGATTACCCATTGGATGTTGTCAAGCCTGCAGTTGAAAAATTACGGAAGGGCTTGCAAACGAATGATTTCCATCCAATTAATGACGAAGACCAAAAGACGTTGTTAAGCATTGCTGGCAAGACTGCTAAGGAATACCACGAAACCCTCGATCCATTGATCAATGACCTTCAACCAATCTTCGATGCGTTCCCTAAGCGTCGGGATCGACACCAACACGTTGGAATCATTGGTTATTCACGGGATGTCGATGGTTACAAGATGCCACGGGCAATTACGTTCACCGGAGCCCTCTATTCAGTTGGGGTGCCACCAGAATTGATTGGGACCGGACGGGTCTTGCAACGCTTAAGCAAGAAGGAATTCGAAACGTTGGTTAAGTACTATCCAAACATTCGTCATGACTTCGAACACGTTGCTAAGTACTACAGTCCAGCTGCCATGGCCGTCTTGAAGCAAAAAAATCCCGCATGGGAAGCCGTTGAACAAGACGTTCAGGCAATGGATGATTTATTTGATATTCAAGCCGGTCCAACGAACGATGCTGAAGCTAAGCATGCTGAATTAGCTGCTGACATGGACCGCATCAATGACAAGGAAACTAGAACGTTATTGATCGAACGGCAAGCTAAGTTACGGAAGTTCTTAGGTTAAAATCATTACTATTAATTATAAAAAACCAGGTTGTGCAGCATGCACAACCTGGTTTTTGATTTGGTTATTGATTTAATTTTTGTTGACATTGTTTACATAATCCATACACTTCCACTTTGGAGCGACTCGGGGTGAAGTCTGGATCCTGTTTTTTGGTAATGTCCTGTAATTCATGGTCGAGTTGATTGTAATTTGGGTATTGAATATCAATGATCTTACCACAGTGTTCACAAATGGCATGAAAGTGAGGGGTGCCAAAGAAATCGAAGCGGACTCCGCCGTCCTTATTGGGGAGTTGGATAATGATGCCAATATCCTCAAATAGCCGTAACGTATTGTAAACGGTTGCCATGCTTAGGTTCGAAAAATCCTTTTCCAGAGCCTTATAAATCGTTTCCACCGATGGATGATTATGGTGATTGATTAAATACTTAAGAATAATCTGTCGTTGGGGCGTAATTCTGATGTGATTTTGTTTTAAGATGGCAATGGATCTGTCATAAACTGATGTATCTTCCATATTTTAGCCTCCTGCCACTTTATAATAATTATTAATTAAGTTAACTTATTAATTAATATAAGACAAATTAAACGAATAATCAAATATTTCAGCTAATATATAATTATTCTTTAAAATTAGGGCTTAATCACGCCAGGTCCCGACTTGATGGTGAATCCCACTTAAGAGGCTTGCGATGCTATCTTTAACCTCCGCACCGTTAAATCCGGCTTTAAATGCTGGATTGATTTTGGTGGTAACAACCACTTCGGGTTCGGCGAGGTTTTTGATCGTCACCAAACCGATTAATTGCTCATCACGATTACTGATGCCCCAGCATAGTAGTTGGCCGGCCATAATCTTACGCATGGTCTCATTTACGAACTCACTGGTGGCTTGAAGTGAGCTAGGGTGGCCCAACGCACGATTTAGTTTCATTACGGCCGGTAGCTTAGCCTTAGTTAGCCAATCTAAGCGGTAGTGAGCGGTCATTAGTGGATGTAATCCTTCAAAGTTCATTCTTTGTTCCTCCCAATTGATGATGTGGGGGCTATTTTACATCAATGGCGTTAGGGAATAAAGCATCTCGCATGTCACGTTCATCTTGGACAGACACTTCGCAGCACCCGCCGATCCACTTGGCATGGGCAGCTTGCCATTCCTTGGCAGCTTTCCCGAAGCTAAACGCAGTGGCCTGTGACCATTCCTTAGTACTAGGGTCGTAGTGGGCCCCTGAGTTTGGAAAGACGATTAGTGATTGGTTAGCATTGGTTTGATGGTCATGGAGGTAGGTGAGCCCGGGCACGGTAAATTCAGGGTGGTTACAGTTAAAGCCATATGCAATCACGTTGGGAATCGTTTCGAGGAGGGCTTGGACTTCAAGCAGGTCGGTTCCGTCACTAATGTGGTGGGCATCCTTAATGGAACAGGATACGAATGCATCGATTCCTGGATACTGACTGAGTAATTGTTTGATGGCCTTTAATTCGGTAAAGTCGGGAATCGTTTCGAACGCTAAGAGGTCGACCCCAGCTTCAACTAGCGTTTGGAGGCGGTCTTGATGGAATTTGATTAATTCAGCCTCACTGATGCCATAGTTACCGACGTATTCGGAACCATCCGCTAAGAAAGCACCATAGGGGCCGATTGCACCGGCGACCCAGGTCGTTTGGGGAACGGTCACTTCCGCTTGGGCCTCCCGGGCTAATTTGACCGACCGTTGAATTAATTCGATCGCTTGCTCCTTAGTGTAACCAGCATCGATAAAGCCGGGGACGCTGCCCTGGTAGGTGTCAGTAACGGTCATGTTCGAGCCGGCATTAAAGTAATCCTTGTGGATCGCTTTAATGATGTCGGGATGGCTTTGCAGGGCGCTAGCGGTCCATAGCTTGTTGTTCAATTGAATGTTGCGTTGTTCTAAACCGTACGATAGTGCACAGTCGATTAAGATGGTGGGTTGTTGTTGTGCCCATTGACTAATTTTACTCATATTGAAGACCTCCATTATTTAGTTAATTTTTTCCGATAGATTAATTGGTAGTAACCATAACACAGTAGTGAGAATGGAATTCCCACTTCGAGTGCGATCCGTTGGTTAGGGTCAGAAGCAATCCCGATTAGTGAAATCGCACAGATAATGATGACCAACCATGGGACCAGCGGGTAGGCGGGGGTCCGGTAGCTGAGTTCATTTAAATCATGCCCGGCAGCGAGAAACTGCTTTCTAAAGTTCAATTGCGCCCAACCGATGATTAACCAGACCATTACGACCGCAA includes:
- a CDS encoding GNAT family N-acetyltransferase; amino-acid sequence: MNFEGLHPLMTAHYRLDWLTKAKLPAVMKLNRALGHPSSLQATSEFVNETMRKIMAGQLLCWGISNRDEQLIGLVTIKNLAEPEVVVTTKINPAFKAGFNGAEVKDSIASLLSGIHHQVGTWRD
- the mmuM gene encoding homocysteine S-methyltransferase, which gives rise to MSKISQWAQQQPTILIDCALSYGLEQRNIQLNNKLWTASALQSHPDIIKAIHKDYFNAGSNMTVTDTYQGSVPGFIDAGYTKEQAIELIQRSVKLAREAQAEVTVPQTTWVAGAIGPYGAFLADGSEYVGNYGISEAELIKFHQDRLQTLVEAGVDLLAFETIPDFTELKAIKQLLSQYPGIDAFVSCSIKDAHHISDGTDLLEVQALLETIPNVIAYGFNCNHPEFTVPGLTYLHDHQTNANQSLIVFPNSGAHYDPSTKEWSQATAFSFGKAAKEWQAAHAKWIGGCCEVSVQDERDMRDALFPNAIDVK
- the dapB gene encoding 4-hydroxy-tetrahydrodipicolinate reductase; its protein translation is MVKILLAGFTGSMGQKAIKMIEDTPEFDLVAVYAPTADQSAAEYGLADSVAVFNDLNQIDADADVWIDFTIPDSVYKDTKFAIEHGYHPVIGTTGLTDDQEAELIALSKQKQLGGLIAPNFGLSAVLLMKFAKEAAQYFPDVEVIEMHHEDKKDAPSGTALSTAKMIDEVRPNHEQGDSKESMPGVRGGDYHGIRIHAVRLPGYIAHEQVLFGGAGEALTIRQDSFDRASFMQGVKVAVKNVKKLSELVVGLENLL
- the dapD gene encoding 2,3,4,5-tetrahydropyridine-2,6-dicarboxylate N-acetyltransferase yields the protein MAQLDAREIINYIGTAEKKTPVKVYLNGNIDQMTFPDTVKVFKGVDSATVFGDWKVVAPLVKDPAVSDYEVENWTRNSAVPLLDLKSINARIEPGAIIRDQVLIGDNAVVMMGAIINIGCEIGANSMIDMGVVMGGRAIVGKHSHIGAGAVLAGVIEPASAEPVRIDDNVLIGANAVVIEGVHVGKGAVVAAGAIVTHDVEPYTMVAGTPARKIKDVDAKTQSKTSLEDDLRKL
- the lysA gene encoding diaminopimelate decarboxylase, translated to MNEQISQSDINSEGHLTIGGCDAVSLAHQFGTPLVVYDVNQIKSQIEHFQEVFKNNDVEYAVCYASKAFANTAMYQLVDSMDCHVDVVSAGEMSMALHAGFPAEHMTFHGNNKSRAELQMAIDNHVGVIALDNFHEIDLLNEVLESSDAKTKVMMRITPGISAHTHEFIQTGQVDSKFGFDLESGEAEQALQAVLKHPRMDLIGIHSHIGSQIFELNGFELAAEKLVQLAADWKQRFEYEARVIDVGGGFGIRYTEDDRPLQPEQFVDAIIKTIKQASQAHGLTTPAVWIEPGRSIVGPAGYNLYTIGSRKDVKGIRSYVAVDGGMGDNIRPALYEAKYEAVVANRPEAEIVEHVHLAGKYCESGDILIDDLPLPETHPGDVVVMFDTGAYGYSMASNYNLNPKPAIVFVEDGKATLVTRRETPADLERLDFGLDGK
- the ppcA gene encoding phosphoenolpyruvate carboxylase, producing MGTQHPDNANIPFFKHTSPFVSASREIDEAYENFSKLNADEYMWDWEGKHADASVIDRLYTEHYEYFKNHPLGKDKFLTFRLPNIWEEKGYSLMQAMTTMLLAEDFARDLQFENRPLFEAILPMTQSADQLFEMEEKFSRLAHFKDQEFSQGFKNADTLQMIPLFESFEAQLSAPKVLKKFTELYKEHFNREVPYLRVFLAGSDSALSNGFINSIIGNKLALTKLAEFSDEANLPVYPIAGTGSTIFRGGLSPLMIDRYLQEFPGLKTATIQSAFRYDYPLDVVKPAVEKLRKGLQTNDFHPINDEDQKTLLSIAGKTAKEYHETLDPLINDLQPIFDAFPKRRDRHQHVGIIGYSRDVDGYKMPRAITFTGALYSVGVPPELIGTGRVLQRLSKKEFETLVKYYPNIRHDFEHVAKYYSPAAMAVLKQKNPAWEAVEQDVQAMDDLFDIQAGPTNDAEAKHAELAADMDRINDKETRTLLIERQAKLRKFLG
- the dapA gene encoding 4-hydroxy-tetrahydrodipicolinate synthase, which gives rise to MFENADLMTAIITPFDADGKLDFDTLTELTNRYIDEGNRGFVIGGTTGETPTLTHDEKIELYTKFGQIVNGRVPVIAGVGSNNTAETVAFTKEVSHIDGIDAALVVVPYYNKPDQRRMKAHFTTVANEGGMPVVMYNIPGRTGVTMANETVLELAQNPNIVGVKQCTSMEDLEMLVQNAPADFAVFSGEDAQALFAKVIGARGVISVASHIYGAQMREMYDALEDGDYRKAGAMQRHLTPLMGALFMYPSPAPVKAVLSAQGYQVGASRLPILPLDNEEKQALALRLGLSKDALNHKLEELV
- a CDS encoding Fur family transcriptional regulator; the encoded protein is MEDTSVYDRSIAILKQNHIRITPQRQIILKYLINHHNHPSVETIYKALEKDFSNLSMATVYNTLRLFEDIGIIIQLPNKDGGVRFDFFGTPHFHAICEHCGKIIDIQYPNYNQLDHELQDITKKQDPDFTPSRSKVEVYGLCKQCQQKLNQ
- a CDS encoding aminotransferase class I/II-fold pyridoxal phosphate-dependent enzyme, encoding MPNLSPKLSRVYNHRLDLVKPSGIRSFDKQISDVDGIIKLTIGEPDLNTPDHIKEAAIKAIQDNDTHYSAQPGTIELRNAIHHYLSVARGLEYDPQSEIIATIGATEALYATFETILNPGDKVILPTPTFALYEPIVTLLGGEVINVDTSKDNFVLTPERLKEVLAKEGDSVKAILLNYPGNPTGVEFSESLIKSLADIIKEHDMFVLSDEIYCELTYGVEHHSIAEFIPEQTIYINGVSKSHAMTGWRIGYIAGPADIVKKITKTHAFMVTCPPDVDQAAAAEALQNGLDDPISMREIYKHRRDYISDRLAKMNFKTALPEGAFYIFAKIPANLEQDDVKFGLTLANEARVGVIPGSAFGPGGEGYIRMSYAASDEDIKTAMDRIEEFLANQL
- a CDS encoding N-acetyldiaminopimelate deacetylase; amino-acid sequence: MPALKEADLIQIRRHLHQIPELALQETQTHAYLKAVIAQFDQTNLTVRGIDSLPTALLVRVAGSDPKRTIGYRADIDALPVTEATGLAFASKHENVMHACGHDIHMTVALGVLSYFASHQPKDNLIFFFQPAEESENGGKLAYEAGAFEGQWRPDEFYGLHDTPDLPAGAIGCRMGTLFAGTTEVNVDLIGKSGHAAYPQNANDMVVVAAQFINQIQTIISRSIDPIQSGVITFGKLDAGTIRNVIAGKARIEGTVRGLTQTMIETIDERIKDVAAGIARSYNCKVDVELNQGGYLPVENDPKLTANLIQFMQHADKVNFIETEPAMTGEDFGYLLSKIHGTMFWLGVQDDSQLHAATFTPREEAIEPGIDAITSFLNYRMQQA
- a CDS encoding aspartate-semialdehyde dehydrogenase, yielding MKEYNVAILGATGAVGMRMIDQLANSTVPVKNIKLLASKRSAGKKMKFKGQEVTVEEATPESFDGVDLVLASAGGAASKKFLPEAVKRGAVCVDNTSAFRMDPEVPLVVPEVNVDQLKNHKGIIANPNCSTIQMVVALEPVFKKYGLKQIVVSTYQAASGAGQSALNEFYQQAQDYLDGKEMKSTILPTGSDKKHYPLAFNLLPQIDVFEDYGYTHEEWKMIHETKKIMLNDMDAKDIKVTATCVRVPVPISHGESVYFEVADKSATAEDIKAAIRDADGVTLQDDPDHQVYPQPLTAEGHRETFVGRIRPDLENEGAFHLWVVADNLLKGAAWNTVENAERLVEQDLVHVPEDHYEAK